A single genomic interval of Clostridium facile harbors:
- a CDS encoding protein arginine kinase, with protein MTALKQWYFKNGTQSNLIPSTRIRLARNLKQFPFEDRMTIDQQNQLSKLVQQALEQLQMGENKFRYLKLSDMSEKEIYSLLEKHLISLDLSRNTKTGFVAISEDDSISIMVNEEDHIRIQVLSTGFDLEHTLDLANKIDDYFDHELDYAFDPKLGFLTACPTNLGTGMRASVMIHLPALKQFNAIQQLSNNLGKLGMTIRGSFGEGTNVQGDMYTISNQVTLGISEQNAIQNLENIAKQIIEKEQNARNQLKDNDGFLDAIWRSYAILKYAKLISGEECSQLLSSVRLGVSMGILTDISLEQINEITAYYMPSSLCLYYKKDLDAHQRDAARAQMVQQILTK; from the coding sequence AATTTGAAACAATTTCCTTTTGAGGATAGAATGACAATCGACCAACAAAACCAATTGTCCAAACTGGTACAACAAGCCTTGGAACAGCTTCAAATGGGAGAGAATAAATTCCGATATCTAAAACTTTCGGATATGAGTGAAAAGGAAATTTATTCTTTGCTGGAAAAACATCTAATTAGCCTGGATTTAAGTCGAAATACGAAAACAGGTTTTGTAGCAATCTCAGAGGATGACAGTATTAGCATTATGGTCAATGAAGAAGACCATATCCGGATTCAAGTACTTTCTACTGGTTTTGACCTAGAACATACGCTAGACCTTGCCAATAAAATTGATGATTATTTTGACCATGAACTGGATTACGCTTTTGATCCAAAGTTAGGATTTTTAACCGCTTGCCCAACTAATTTGGGGACAGGGATGCGTGCATCTGTCATGATTCATCTTCCAGCACTAAAACAGTTTAATGCCATCCAACAATTATCTAATAATCTTGGAAAGCTTGGTATGACCATCCGTGGAAGCTTTGGCGAAGGGACTAACGTTCAAGGGGACATGTATACCATTTCCAATCAGGTTACACTGGGAATTTCGGAACAGAATGCAATTCAAAATTTGGAAAATATTGCTAAACAGATTATAGAAAAAGAACAGAATGCCCGTAACCAGTTAAAGGATAACGATGGATTTTTGGATGCTATCTGGAGAAGTTACGCAATTTTAAAATATGCCAAATTAATTTCTGGTGAAGAATGCAGTCAGTTATTATCCTCCGTCCGTTTAGGTGTTTCCATGGGAATTTTAACGGATATTTCTCTAGAACAAATCAATGAGATTACTGCTTACTATATGCCATCATCTTTGTGCTTGTACTATAAAAAGGATTTAGATGCCCATCAAAGAGACGCTGCCCGTGCCCAAATGGTACAACAGATTCTTACCAAATAG